The Psychroflexus sp. ALD_RP9 region CATCACAGATGAGTTTATTGAACCTATAAAAATCGACTTAAAAGATTCTACCAATAACGGTCAAATACAAAAAGGTGATGTAGTTATATTTTTTAATTTTAGAACTGATCGCGGACGACAATTAACGCAAGCACTAAGCCAAGAAGATTTTAAAGACGTTGGTATGGCACATTTACCCTTATATTTTGTGACCATGACACAATACGACGATACCTTTGAAAATATTAATATTGTTTATAAAAAAGAACATTTAAAAGCAACTTTAGGTGAAGTTTTAGAATACACCGGTAAATCTCAAATTCGCGCTGCAGAAACCGAAAAATATCCGCATGTTACCTTTTTCTTTTCTGGCGGCCGTGAAAACCCTTTCAGAGATGAAAAACGTATTATGGTTAACTCTCCAAAAGTAGCTACATATGATTTAAAACCTGAAATGAGCGCATTTGAACTTCGTGATAAATTAATACCTGAAATTGAAAATGAAACAGCTGATTTCATGTGTATTAATTTTGCTAATCCTGATATGGTAGGCCACACAGGCGATTTCAATGCAGCTGTAAAAGCTTGCGAAACAGTTGATACTTGTTTACAATCTTTAATTAACGCCGCAGAAAAAAATAACTATACAGTAATTGTGATAGCTGATCATGGTAACAGCGAAACCATGAAAAACGAAGATGGTTCGCCAAATACGGCACATACAACTAATCCAGTACCATTTATTATAGTCGATCAAGACATAAAATATGTTAACGAAGGGATTCTAGGTGACATAGCACCAACAATCCTGGATTTGATGGGTATTGAACAGCCTGATTTAATGACACAAAAATCCCTAATCTCATGAAAAATATTTTTAAAGCCTTATTTGTTTTAGTTATAACTTTAACTTCAAATATAAACGGATTACATGCCCAGAATTATGAAATCATGCTGGGTGAATTCAGTTTAGAAGAATTAAAATCAACAAAAAATTCAACTTGGTATCTAAAAGAATACAAGTCTTATAACCCTAACAATCGGGTTGTAAACCAAATTGCTTCACTTGATAATTTAGACGAACTTAACATTGAAATATATTTAGGAACATGGTGTCCTGACAGTCGTCGTGAATTACCTCGATTGGTTAAAATATTAGATTTAATCAATTTTGATAAAGACGAACTAAAAATGATTGGCGTAACAAGAAGTAAAAAAGTACCTGAAATTACTAAAGAAAAAGCCAAGCAACTTAATATTATAAATGTACCGACCATCATAGTTTATAAAAATGGCAAAGAACTAAACCGTTATGTCGAGTTTGCAGTAGAAACAATCGAAAAAGATTTGTTTAAAATTATGGCTGAAAAAGACTATATACATAGCTACGACTTTTAATAACTTACTATGATTTCACAAAAAAAACCAATTATAGCAGTAGATTTTGACGGAACTATTGTAGAAAATAAATATCCTGGAATTGGCGAACCAATGTTGTTTGCATTTGAAACCCTTAAAAAATTACAAGAAACAGGCCATATTCTAATATTATGGACCTACCGAAGCGGCAAAAGTCTTGAAGAAGCGGTTAACTTTTGTAAAGATAATGGCATCGAGTTTTATGCCATTAATAGAAGTTACCCTGAGGAAGAATTTTCAGAAGAAATTAGTAGAAAAATTCAAGCCGATATTTTTATTGATGACCGAAATATTGGTGGATTTTACGGTTGGGGAAATGTATATCGCGAATTGATTGGAGAAGATGATGCATTAAAAAATAAACCAACAAAAAAAAATAAAAAAGGACTATTTAATAAACTTTTTAAATAACAATTCATGATTATCCCTAAATCTAAAGAAGAAATTGAATTAATGCGTGAAAGTGCACTTATAGTTTCTAAAACTTTAGGCATGATTGCTAAAGAGGTTAAACCAGGTGTTACCACATTAGAACTTGACAAAAAAGCAGAAGAATTTATACGAGATCATGGTGCAATCCCTGGATTTTTGGGTTTATATGACTTTCCAAATACGCTTTGCATGAGTCCAAATGCTCAAGTTGTGCATGGCATCCCAAACAATAAAGCTTTAGAAGAAGGCGACATCATTTCTATAGATTGTGGCGCCATTAAAAATAATTTTTATGGAGACCATGCTTACACCTTTGAAGTTGGAGAGGTTAGTAATGAGGTAAAACAACTTCTTGAGGTAACAAAAACATCCTTATATAAAGGGATTGAACAATTTAAACTAGGTAATCGCGTAGGTGACGTTGGTTTTGCTATTCAAAAACATGCTGAAAAACACGGCTATGGCGTTGTTAGAGAATTAGTAGGTCATGGTATCGGTAAAACGATGCATGAAGATCCAGAAATGCCAAATTATGGTAAACGTGGCCGTGGAAAACGTTTTGTTGAAGGTATGACGGTTGCCATAGAACCAATGATTAATTTAGGCACCAAACGCGTCAAACAATTACCTGATGGGTGGACCATTTTAACAGCCGATATGAAACCAAGTGCCCACTTTGAACATGACGTTGCTTTAGTTAATGGAGAGCCTAAATTATTATCAACTTTCGATTACATATATGAAGCTTTAGGAATTACTTCAAATGAGGAAGACCAATTTAAATTCTAGTTTTTGAATAATTACTTAAAGATTTATTCTTTATTTAATAATACTTCATTATCAATATTTTAATCCAAAGCCTGAGAGTTAGATATATATTTAACAAATGTTAACATTTGTGTTTAATTTTTAACGCTGTCTTTTAAACAAAATAAGTTTCTATTCTATATTTTTGGTTTTGTTAAACTTCGTTATGGGAAATATAAAACAAAACTTCAGTATCAAAGACTTAGAATCTTTAAGTGGAATTAAAGCACACACGATTAGAATGTGGGAAAAACGTTATGGAGTTCTAAAACCAAAACGAACCGATTCTAATATTAGAACATATGATGTTAGTGGTTTACAAAAAATTTTAAACATCACATTTTTGAATGAAAACGGTTATAAAATTTCTCGTATTTCGAAAATGACTGATGAAGAAATCAACAATCTTGTTAAAAATATTACTACAAGCAAAAGTAATATGAATCGTGCTTTGAAGTCATTTAAAGTAGCGATGATGAATTTTGACCAAGCTTTGTTTTTAAAAACCTATGATAATTTATTGGAATCTAAAACATTTGGAGAAATCTATAACGATGTTTTTATACCGTTGCTACAAGAAATTGGATTTTTATGGCAGGCTGAAACAATTACTCCAGCTCATGAACAATTCATATCAACTTTAATTAAACAAAAGTTATTTATTAATATTGAAAAACTTCAATTTGAAGAGCCATCAAAGACTGATAAAGTTTTCATATTATTTCTACCTGAAGAAGAAATTCATGATATAGGTTTATTTTACACCAATTATGAATTGCTTTTGCACGGTTATAAAGTTATATTCCTTGGTCAAAGTCTACCGATGGATGATTTAACTTATTTATCT contains the following coding sequences:
- the gpmI gene encoding 2,3-bisphosphoglycerate-independent phosphoglycerate mutase, translating into MNKKVILTILDGWGIAKNKSVSAVDTAKTPCMDKLYKTYANATLRTDGLNVGLPEGQMGNSEVGHMNLGAGRIVYQDLVKINRAVEKNTLKDEPVLAQAFNYAIENNKSVHFLGLVSDGGVHSHIKHLEGLVKAANDAGVQESFIHAFTDGRDVDPNSGIDFIKSIEDFNKNYKTKLSSIIGRYYAMDRDKRWERIAKAYNLIINAEAEVNTTNPVEAIEQSYSNNITDEFIEPIKIDLKDSTNNGQIQKGDVVIFFNFRTDRGRQLTQALSQEDFKDVGMAHLPLYFVTMTQYDDTFENINIVYKKEHLKATLGEVLEYTGKSQIRAAETEKYPHVTFFFSGGRENPFRDEKRIMVNSPKVATYDLKPEMSAFELRDKLIPEIENETADFMCINFANPDMVGHTGDFNAAVKACETVDTCLQSLINAAEKNNYTVIVIADHGNSETMKNEDGSPNTAHTTNPVPFIIVDQDIKYVNEGILGDIAPTILDLMGIEQPDLMTQKSLIS
- a CDS encoding TlpA family protein disulfide reductase, whose amino-acid sequence is MKNIFKALFVLVITLTSNINGLHAQNYEIMLGEFSLEELKSTKNSTWYLKEYKSYNPNNRVVNQIASLDNLDELNIEIYLGTWCPDSRRELPRLVKILDLINFDKDELKMIGVTRSKKVPEITKEKAKQLNIINVPTIIVYKNGKELNRYVEFAVETIEKDLFKIMAEKDYIHSYDF
- a CDS encoding BT0820 family HAD-type phosphatase yields the protein MISQKKPIIAVDFDGTIVENKYPGIGEPMLFAFETLKKLQETGHILILWTYRSGKSLEEAVNFCKDNGIEFYAINRSYPEEEFSEEISRKIQADIFIDDRNIGGFYGWGNVYRELIGEDDALKNKPTKKNKKGLFNKLFK
- the map gene encoding type I methionyl aminopeptidase produces the protein MIIPKSKEEIELMRESALIVSKTLGMIAKEVKPGVTTLELDKKAEEFIRDHGAIPGFLGLYDFPNTLCMSPNAQVVHGIPNNKALEEGDIISIDCGAIKNNFYGDHAYTFEVGEVSNEVKQLLEVTKTSLYKGIEQFKLGNRVGDVGFAIQKHAEKHGYGVVRELVGHGIGKTMHEDPEMPNYGKRGRGKRFVEGMTVAIEPMINLGTKRVKQLPDGWTILTADMKPSAHFEHDVALVNGEPKLLSTFDYIYEALGITSNEEDQFKF
- a CDS encoding MerR family transcriptional regulator: MGNIKQNFSIKDLESLSGIKAHTIRMWEKRYGVLKPKRTDSNIRTYDVSGLQKILNITFLNENGYKISRISKMTDEEINNLVKNITTSKSNMNRALKSFKVAMMNFDQALFLKTYDNLLESKTFGEIYNDVFIPLLQEIGFLWQAETITPAHEQFISTLIKQKLFINIEKLQFEEPSKTDKVFILFLPEEEIHDIGLFYTNYELLLHGYKVIFLGQSLPMDDLTYLSQLFDKTVFLSYLTVKPENIEKYITTFNEKVIAGSNAEYWLLGRKSVELIESDFELPPQIKSFKTLNDLTLNL